In the Deinococcus humi genome, one interval contains:
- a CDS encoding N-acyl homoserine lactonase family protein, producing the protein MSHNGVKRLYLMQVGIMPDYQIPIVCALVQTEDGKNILIDSGLPEAIPEEASDFENGQDVIEQLASIGLAPEDIDTVISTHYDIDHAGRHAAFTRAQYVVQRVHHEDAASNPRFAALRAQWDQPMERIRLVDGDTELLPGLTLIETSGHVPGHQSVLVRLPRTGTVLLTIDAVPFAAGFTRNGQEDASNPDAEATRASTLKLLDLAEREQIGLVIFGHDQAQWTGLNKLPQFYE; encoded by the coding sequence GAAGCGTCTTTATCTGATGCAAGTTGGGATCATGCCGGACTACCAGATTCCGATCGTTTGCGCTCTGGTCCAGACGGAGGACGGCAAAAATATCCTGATTGATAGTGGCCTCCCAGAAGCCATCCCTGAAGAAGCCTCGGACTTCGAGAATGGGCAGGACGTCATTGAGCAGCTGGCGAGCATTGGCCTGGCACCGGAAGACATCGATACCGTCATTTCGACGCATTACGACATCGACCATGCCGGAAGACACGCCGCGTTCACCAGGGCGCAGTACGTGGTTCAACGTGTTCACCACGAGGACGCGGCGAGCAATCCACGTTTCGCGGCCCTTCGGGCGCAATGGGATCAGCCGATGGAGCGCATTCGGCTGGTGGATGGGGATACGGAACTGCTCCCCGGGCTGACACTGATTGAGACAAGCGGCCATGTGCCGGGCCATCAATCGGTGCTCGTTCGGCTGCCCAGAACAGGGACGGTGTTACTGACAATCGACGCGGTCCCCTTTGCTGCAGGCTTTACCCGTAACGGACAGGAGGACGCAAGCAACCCGGACGCCGAAGCAACCCGTGCCAGCACCCTCAAGTTGCTGGATCTCGCGGAACGCGAGCAGATCGGGCTGGTCATTTTTGGGCATGACCAGGCGCAGTGGACCGGGCTGAACAAGCTGCCGCAGTTTTACGAGTGA